One segment of Maridesulfovibrio ferrireducens DNA contains the following:
- the lnt gene encoding apolipoprotein N-acyltransferase: MNLVLPILIATICAGIGYANPAVHFPAAALGFPLALGLVAFSARSPREALKRGWIVGSFACLACLYWLAYPVGVYGGISWFLAVPCPILMAMAVGGYYGLYTFVLNIAARKLHPFMLCIFSGLLWTTMEFAQGYFFTGFPWMTLSSAFSFWPESIQGAAFVGAYGLSGLLASITTGILTWKTSNLAKIWSVGILTAIVLLGVLRTQPETFSTLRSIGNATIGVVQGNIDQGSKWDSKYQIATLDKYIKLSKNFAVKPDLIVWPETAMPFQIQDPSDMRATLLNFSKDSGTPLLTGAPGYVLHPQSKSYSLYNRALLIDPHKTTLDWYEKSHLVPFGEYVPLKEYLPIDKLVQGIGDFIPGKDASPLQSGNLAMGILICYEGIFPELAQERVEKGANLLINISNDAWYGKTSAPFQHLGLVSLRAVEQGRYLIRGTNTGISACIDPLGNISDSTGLFVDAAILTTPELMTGMTFFSSNYELMTYGPLFLTLLFVIWIAIAHLVSGNKRKY; the protein is encoded by the coding sequence ATGAACTTAGTCCTCCCGATTTTAATTGCTACGATTTGTGCCGGAATCGGCTATGCAAACCCTGCTGTACACTTTCCAGCGGCCGCTTTGGGATTCCCCTTGGCTCTGGGTTTGGTTGCTTTTTCAGCACGCTCGCCGCGCGAAGCTCTTAAAAGAGGATGGATCGTCGGTTCTTTTGCCTGTCTTGCATGCCTGTACTGGCTTGCCTACCCAGTCGGAGTTTACGGCGGAATCTCTTGGTTTCTTGCTGTCCCCTGCCCGATTCTGATGGCTATGGCGGTAGGAGGTTACTATGGACTTTATACGTTCGTATTAAACATTGCCGCCCGCAAGCTACATCCTTTCATGCTTTGCATTTTCAGCGGACTTCTTTGGACAACCATGGAGTTTGCACAGGGATATTTTTTTACAGGCTTTCCGTGGATGACTCTTTCATCCGCATTCTCTTTCTGGCCTGAATCAATTCAAGGTGCAGCTTTTGTAGGAGCATATGGACTTTCCGGCCTTTTAGCCTCCATCACAACAGGCATATTGACGTGGAAAACCTCAAACCTTGCAAAAATCTGGAGTGTTGGCATTTTGACGGCTATTGTCCTACTCGGAGTTCTGAGAACTCAGCCGGAAACATTTTCAACACTCCGCAGCATCGGAAATGCTACAATCGGAGTTGTGCAAGGCAACATTGATCAAGGATCAAAATGGGATTCTAAATACCAGATTGCCACGCTTGATAAATATATAAAACTGAGCAAAAATTTCGCTGTAAAACCTGATTTGATAGTCTGGCCGGAAACAGCAATGCCCTTCCAGATACAAGATCCGAGCGACATGCGTGCAACTCTGTTAAACTTCAGCAAAGATTCCGGCACACCTCTCTTAACAGGGGCACCGGGTTATGTTCTGCACCCGCAGTCCAAATCTTACTCATTATACAACAGAGCTCTCCTCATTGATCCACACAAAACAACCCTTGACTGGTACGAAAAATCACATCTGGTACCCTTCGGAGAGTATGTACCTCTTAAAGAATATTTACCTATTGATAAGTTAGTTCAGGGCATCGGAGATTTTATTCCGGGCAAAGATGCCAGTCCTCTTCAAAGCGGTAACCTTGCTATGGGGATACTCATCTGCTATGAAGGAATCTTCCCGGAACTTGCTCAGGAACGAGTCGAAAAAGGTGCAAACCTGCTGATTAACATCAGTAATGACGCATGGTACGGGAAAACTTCCGCACCGTTTCAACACCTCGGACTGGTCTCACTCAGAGCAGTGGAACAGGGACGTTATCTGATTAGAGGCACTAACACCGGAATTTCCGCGTGCATTGATCCACTCGGCAACATATCTGATTCAACCGGATTATTTGTTGATGCAGCTATTTTGACAACCCCCGAACTGATGACAGGAATGACCTTTTTCAGTTCCAACTATGAATTAATGACATACGGCCCGTTATTTCTGACATTATTGTTCGTCATATGGATAGCAATTGCCCACCTCGTATCAGGCAATAAAAGAAAATACTAA
- a CDS encoding hemolysin family protein — translation MDDGSEGRLWAKLINLFRKTDSPLEEHILEAREEGEIKSEVVSMLLNVLELKDTTANEIMIPRTDIIGAEISGGLAEVAEQIIEHGHSRIPVYMDTKDHIVGIVHAKDIIAPLLAGQTYESLEKILRDPFIVSENIQIKTLLKEFQSGRNHMAILQDEYGGTSGLITMEDVLEEIVGDISDEHDVVRPSDFYEREDGNFMVSGRVSLCEVSEKFDLDLESEHVDSIGGYLSELMGRIPHIGEFIDLSGYRFTVHESDAKQITSILVEPPKGS, via the coding sequence TTGGACGATGGCTCTGAGGGCCGATTATGGGCCAAATTAATTAATCTCTTTAGAAAAACAGACTCACCTCTCGAAGAACATATTCTCGAAGCTCGGGAAGAAGGCGAAATAAAGAGCGAAGTTGTTTCGATGCTACTCAATGTTCTTGAACTCAAAGACACAACTGCAAATGAAATAATGATTCCCCGTACCGATATAATCGGTGCTGAAATAAGCGGGGGACTTGCTGAAGTTGCCGAACAGATAATCGAGCACGGGCATTCCAGAATTCCCGTTTATATGGACACCAAAGATCATATTGTTGGAATTGTTCATGCCAAAGACATTATAGCTCCTCTTTTGGCAGGCCAAACATATGAATCACTGGAAAAAATATTGCGTGATCCTTTTATTGTTTCCGAGAATATACAAATCAAAACCCTGCTGAAAGAATTTCAATCAGGCAGAAACCACATGGCAATTCTGCAGGATGAGTATGGCGGAACATCCGGCTTGATAACCATGGAAGATGTTCTGGAGGAAATCGTCGGCGACATTTCCGACGAACATGATGTTGTGCGCCCCTCGGATTTCTATGAAAGAGAGGATGGCAACTTCATGGTTTCCGGCAGAGTTTCTTTATGTGAAGTCTCTGAAAAATTTGACCTTGATCTGGAATCTGAACACGTGGATTCAATCGGTGGATATCTATCCGAACTAATGGGAAGAATACCGCATATAGGTGAATTCATTGATCTATCTGGATACAGATTCACTGTACATGAAAGTGACGCAAAGCAGATCACTTCCATTCTTGTAGAACCTCCCAAAGGCAGCTAG
- the mnmG gene encoding tRNA uridine-5-carboxymethylaminomethyl(34) synthesis enzyme MnmG — MIRKQPPPEVFDLIVAGAGHAGCEAAMAASTLGLKTLLLTINVDRIGHLSCNPAIGGLAKGHMVKEIDALGGYMGLWSDKAGIQFRTLNTRKGPAVRASRAQMDRNEYMRVVQKDIFEQENLWVKQDTAETLIVEDGKAGGIVTKIGERFRSKTVMLTTGTFLQGLIHIGLENFSGGRMGDPASVGMSASLKKIGLTLGRLKTGTTPRLLKDSIDFDMLEAQHGDNPPVPFSFRTDKIRLPQVPCHITYTNEQTHEAIRSGFERSPMFTGVIKGTGARYCPSIEDKVARFPEKGRHQIFLEPEGLESPEVYPSGIPTSLPLDVQKRMINSIVGLEQAQIVRPGYAIEYDFVPPTQLLPTLETKALPGLFLAGQINGTSGYEEAAAQGIWAAINAFCSLTDRPPFVLSRDQAYIAVLVDDLVTKGTQEPYRMFTSRAEYRLLLREGNADQRLTGIGRELGLVGDAQWEMYSAKKKGLDEVIKGLNSIRIKPDTATCEIIKNIGGTAPGKSVPLAALLRQPELNINDMKGLWSDIDTFPENILLEAETQVKYEGYLVRQQELVNKFRQKESVTIPSDINYSEVSGLTREGVEKLTEVRPLTLGQASRISGITPAAISSIEIHLKKIGAI; from the coding sequence ATGATTAGAAAACAGCCTCCACCGGAAGTATTTGACCTTATAGTCGCAGGAGCCGGGCATGCCGGTTGTGAAGCAGCCATGGCAGCTTCCACTCTCGGCCTGAAAACCCTTTTGCTCACTATCAACGTTGATAGAATCGGGCACCTATCCTGTAATCCGGCTATCGGCGGACTTGCTAAAGGGCATATGGTCAAAGAAATTGATGCCCTCGGTGGATATATGGGGCTGTGGTCAGATAAAGCCGGAATTCAGTTTCGCACCCTGAATACCCGGAAAGGACCAGCCGTACGAGCCAGCCGTGCCCAGATGGACCGCAATGAATATATGCGTGTTGTTCAAAAAGATATTTTTGAGCAGGAAAACCTGTGGGTAAAACAGGACACAGCTGAGACCTTGATCGTTGAAGACGGCAAGGCCGGCGGAATCGTGACTAAAATTGGTGAAAGATTCAGATCCAAAACAGTCATGCTTACCACTGGAACATTTTTGCAGGGACTTATCCATATTGGTCTTGAAAATTTCAGCGGCGGCAGAATGGGCGACCCGGCTTCCGTCGGCATGTCGGCATCACTTAAGAAAATCGGTCTGACACTCGGCAGACTCAAAACGGGAACAACTCCCCGATTGCTCAAAGATTCAATCGATTTTGACATGCTGGAAGCGCAACATGGAGATAATCCTCCAGTTCCGTTCAGCTTTAGAACCGACAAGATCCGTCTTCCGCAGGTTCCCTGCCACATAACTTACACCAACGAACAGACTCACGAGGCAATTCGCAGCGGCTTTGAAAGATCCCCTATGTTCACGGGAGTTATCAAAGGAACCGGAGCCCGCTATTGTCCTTCAATTGAAGATAAAGTTGCCAGATTTCCTGAAAAGGGAAGACATCAGATATTTCTTGAACCGGAAGGACTCGAAAGTCCCGAAGTATATCCAAGCGGTATTCCTACCAGCTTACCTCTGGATGTGCAGAAGAGGATGATCAACTCCATTGTCGGCCTTGAACAGGCTCAGATAGTCAGACCGGGCTATGCAATCGAATACGATTTTGTTCCTCCGACACAGTTACTGCCCACCCTTGAAACAAAGGCTCTGCCCGGACTGTTTCTAGCAGGTCAGATCAACGGAACATCCGGTTACGAAGAAGCTGCAGCGCAGGGAATATGGGCTGCCATCAACGCCTTCTGCTCACTGACAGACCGACCTCCTTTCGTGCTTTCACGGGATCAGGCTTACATCGCAGTGCTGGTTGACGATTTAGTCACTAAGGGAACTCAAGAACCATATCGCATGTTCACCTCCCGTGCAGAATACAGACTTCTCCTGCGGGAAGGGAATGCGGATCAAAGACTCACTGGAATAGGCAGAGAACTAGGCCTTGTGGGTGACGCACAATGGGAAATGTACAGTGCTAAAAAGAAAGGACTTGATGAAGTAATCAAGGGATTAAACTCAATCCGCATAAAACCTGACACGGCGACATGTGAAATCATCAAAAATATAGGCGGAACGGCACCCGGTAAATCTGTGCCCCTTGCGGCTTTGCTTCGTCAGCCCGAGCTGAACATTAACGACATGAAAGGTCTTTGGTCCGACATAGACACTTTCCCGGAAAACATTCTTCTTGAAGCTGAAACTCAAGTTAAATATGAAGGCTACCTTGTCAGACAACAAGAACTGGTGAATAAATTCCGCCAAAAAGAGTCTGTAACAATTCCAAGTGATATAAATTATTCAGAAGTTTCCGGCCTGACAAGAGAAGGTGTTGAAAAACTGACCGAAGTACGTCCCTTAACATTAGGGCAAGCAAGCAGAATTTCAGGAATAACACCGGCAGCAATCTCGTCCATTGAAATCCATCTTAAAAAAATTGGAGCCATCTAA
- a CDS encoding M20 family metallo-hydrolase, which produces MPGQLLSKIDALKDTALELHSKLVSIPAIGPTNNGGGEKDKADFLTSYLKEHGFGEVKSYNAPDDRVECGYRPNLVTILPGQDRSKTLWIISHMDVVPVGDLSLWDNDPFTLVQDGDDIYGRGTEDNHQGIVSSILAARALKECGMTPGCNVGLIFVSDEETGSEYGLEYMLKEHENLFKKNDLFLVPDSGSADSSMVEVAEKSTIWLKVTVEGKQCHASTPEHGVNSLVAAAALIVEIPELHFHFDEQDELFSPPYSTFTPTKKEANVENINTMPGKDVFYIDCRVLPNYDLKEVIEQVEGMGNYVAEEFGVKVTVEIDTKNQAAPQTSIDAEIVEKTIFAIKEIYGVDAKACGIGGGTVAAHLRERGYQAVVWSTLLNQAHQPNEKGSLANTLGDAKVMVLLPF; this is translated from the coding sequence ATGCCCGGTCAGCTTCTGTCTAAAATCGATGCACTGAAAGATACCGCCCTTGAACTCCATTCTAAATTGGTTTCAATACCTGCAATCGGCCCGACTAATAACGGCGGAGGAGAAAAGGATAAGGCTGATTTTCTTACTTCCTATCTCAAAGAGCACGGTTTCGGAGAAGTTAAATCTTACAATGCCCCGGACGACAGGGTTGAATGCGGCTACAGACCGAATCTTGTAACGATTCTCCCCGGACAGGACAGATCTAAGACTCTCTGGATTATTTCACACATGGACGTTGTACCGGTCGGTGACTTAAGTCTTTGGGACAATGATCCCTTTACTCTTGTTCAGGACGGCGATGACATCTACGGACGTGGAACAGAAGATAATCACCAAGGCATCGTCAGCTCCATTTTAGCAGCACGCGCTTTAAAAGAATGCGGCATGACTCCGGGTTGCAACGTCGGTCTGATCTTTGTTTCCGACGAAGAAACAGGCAGCGAATACGGTCTCGAATACATGCTTAAAGAGCATGAAAATTTATTTAAAAAGAATGATCTTTTTCTTGTTCCTGATTCCGGCTCTGCGGATTCAAGCATGGTGGAAGTTGCAGAAAAAAGTACCATATGGCTGAAAGTTACAGTTGAAGGTAAGCAGTGTCATGCCTCAACACCTGAACACGGTGTGAACTCACTTGTTGCAGCAGCTGCCCTGATTGTTGAAATTCCTGAACTTCATTTCCACTTTGACGAACAGGATGAACTTTTCTCCCCTCCCTACTCTACTTTTACCCCGACTAAAAAAGAAGCAAACGTCGAAAACATTAATACCATGCCGGGCAAAGATGTTTTCTACATTGATTGCAGAGTGCTCCCTAATTACGACCTTAAAGAAGTTATTGAACAGGTCGAAGGGATGGGAAATTATGTAGCTGAAGAATTCGGTGTAAAGGTTACAGTTGAAATAGACACCAAAAATCAGGCCGCCCCCCAGACCTCAATCGATGCTGAAATTGTTGAAAAAACAATATTCGCAATCAAAGAAATTTACGGTGTGGATGCTAAAGCCTGCGGAATCGGCGGTGGCACTGTTGCCGCTCATCTGCGTGAACGCGGTTATCAGGCCGTTGTATGGTCAACTCTCCTTAATCAGGCTCATCAGCCTAATGAAAAAGGATCTCTGGCTAACACTCTCGGCGACGCAAAAGTTATGGTTCTTCTCCCCTTTTAA
- a CDS encoding PxxKW family cysteine-rich protein, with the protein MSKKNAKLHALDGAEMTAEGLSFKGTILEPVVEQCEGCERAIEFDSKNYCPSYAQPAKKWSHGVCNFATHARAGVDKEGKVKVNPLKASKRAARGR; encoded by the coding sequence ATGTCTAAAAAGAATGCTAAATTACACGCACTTGACGGTGCTGAAATGACTGCAGAAGGTCTGTCTTTCAAAGGAACCATCTTGGAACCTGTTGTTGAACAGTGTGAAGGATGCGAACGTGCTATTGAATTCGATAGCAAAAACTACTGCCCAAGCTACGCTCAGCCTGCCAAAAAATGGAGTCACGGCGTATGTAACTTCGCAACTCACGCACGTGCAGGAGTTGACAAAGAAGGTAAAGTCAAGGTTAACCCATTGAAAGCTTCCAAGCGTGCAGCACGCGGCCGGTAG
- a CDS encoding amidohydrolase family protein, whose translation MDNLQESKETCCMSLLECDLIIYGSSVITQDENRSIINDGAIAVTGNKISDVGPKSEINRKWTASKTLDSGKSILMPGMINSHTHVPMTLMRGVADDLPLLTWLHDYIFPIEAGLNKELVELGAHLGCAEMIAGGTTAFLDGYMHEDAVGKAVDESGIKAVLGEGFFEFPSPFFKTAEQAWEVMEGLHERFSKHDRISISITPHAVFTTNPDQLVESMELAEKLDVPWQIHCAESIPETELTLKKFGKRPLEVLRDNGLLTARTRIHHCVDVTEQEISLLSSSGTMVSHNPQSNLKLGSGICPLTKLLDAGITVGLGTDGAASNNDLNMFEEMRTAALLQKGILQDPTAIPAQTALDLATVNSADFLGLTDTGSIKPGMKADIIAINMNKMHLKPVYNPLSHVVYCVGAQDVSLTICDGKVLYHDGKHFTVDIETVSHEAEKAVKWALSRLKNH comes from the coding sequence ATGGATAATCTGCAAGAATCTAAGGAAACATGTTGTATGTCTCTTCTTGAATGTGACCTGATCATTTACGGCTCCAGTGTTATTACACAGGATGAAAACCGATCCATTATCAACGACGGTGCAATAGCAGTTACGGGGAACAAGATTTCCGATGTGGGGCCGAAGTCTGAAATAAACCGAAAATGGACCGCATCAAAAACACTGGACAGTGGAAAATCGATTCTAATGCCCGGAATGATCAATTCGCACACTCATGTTCCCATGACCCTGATGCGAGGCGTAGCGGACGACCTACCGCTGCTTACATGGCTGCATGATTATATCTTCCCTATTGAAGCCGGACTGAATAAAGAACTGGTCGAATTGGGAGCGCATCTTGGTTGCGCAGAAATGATAGCAGGAGGGACTACAGCTTTTCTTGACGGTTACATGCACGAAGATGCTGTCGGCAAAGCAGTTGACGAATCAGGTATCAAAGCTGTTTTAGGTGAAGGTTTTTTTGAATTCCCATCTCCTTTTTTTAAAACAGCAGAACAGGCATGGGAAGTCATGGAAGGTTTGCACGAACGCTTTTCAAAACATGACAGAATCAGTATTTCCATAACCCCGCATGCAGTTTTTACAACCAACCCTGATCAACTGGTTGAAAGCATGGAACTGGCTGAAAAACTGGATGTGCCCTGGCAGATACATTGTGCGGAGTCTATTCCCGAAACAGAACTTACTTTAAAAAAATTCGGCAAAAGACCTCTTGAAGTTCTACGCGATAACGGTCTATTAACAGCCCGAACCAGAATTCATCACTGCGTTGACGTGACGGAACAAGAAATATCGCTGCTAAGTTCATCAGGAACAATGGTTTCGCACAACCCGCAGAGCAATCTTAAGCTTGGGTCAGGCATTTGTCCTCTGACGAAGTTACTTGACGCAGGAATTACAGTAGGCCTCGGGACTGACGGAGCCGCCAGCAATAACGACCTGAATATGTTTGAAGAAATGCGGACAGCGGCACTGTTGCAAAAAGGAATCCTTCAAGATCCTACAGCAATCCCCGCTCAGACTGCACTCGATCTGGCAACGGTCAACAGTGCTGATTTTCTAGGCTTAACCGACACTGGAAGCATAAAGCCGGGAATGAAAGCTGATATTATTGCTATAAATATGAACAAAATGCACCTAAAACCAGTATACAATCCCCTATCTCACGTTGTATACTGCGTCGGCGCTCAGGATGTAAGCCTCACAATTTGTGATGGAAAGGTTCTTTATCACGACGGTAAACATTTTACTGTTGATATCGAAACGGTCTCACATGAAGCAGAAAAGGCCGTAAAATGGGCGCTCAGTAGACTTAAAAATCATTAA
- the mtnP gene encoding S-methyl-5'-thioadenosine phosphorylase, with protein MAVIGIIGGSGLDNPDIIKNAKDSIITNKWGEPSSPVKSGTISGTEVHIIGRHGREHTIPPTYVNNRANIQALKDLGCDYILATTAVGSLKEEIDRGHLVIIDQFIDFTRRRDLTFHETFEPHTPAHTPMAEPFDNFLRDKMSESCRDLGITTHDKGTVVTIEGPRFSTRAESHMFRAWGADIINMSTAPEAILANEAGIPYAAVAMSTDYDCWKTDEEPVTWDDILKNFQENAQKVTSMLIKTIEKIG; from the coding sequence ATGGCAGTAATCGGAATAATCGGCGGCAGTGGACTGGACAATCCCGACATTATTAAAAATGCAAAAGATTCCATTATCACCAACAAATGGGGTGAGCCGAGTTCTCCCGTAAAATCCGGAACAATTTCAGGAACCGAGGTTCATATTATCGGGCGCCACGGAAGAGAGCACACTATTCCGCCTACTTATGTAAATAACAGAGCAAATATTCAGGCTCTTAAAGACCTTGGCTGTGACTACATTCTTGCCACCACAGCAGTAGGTTCACTGAAAGAAGAAATTGACCGTGGACATCTGGTCATTATCGATCAATTCATAGATTTTACCCGCAGACGTGATCTCACTTTTCATGAAACATTTGAGCCGCATACACCGGCGCATACTCCGATGGCTGAGCCTTTCGACAATTTTCTGCGTGATAAAATGAGTGAATCCTGCCGGGATCTCGGAATTACAACTCACGACAAAGGAACAGTTGTCACTATTGAAGGCCCACGTTTTTCAACTCGGGCAGAATCCCACATGTTCCGTGCTTGGGGAGCTGATATCATCAACATGAGCACAGCACCGGAAGCTATTTTGGCGAATGAAGCCGGGATTCCATACGCAGCGGTTGCCATGTCTACGGATTATGACTGCTGGAAGACCGATGAAGAGCCTGTCACATGGGACGACATCCTCAAAAATTTTCAGGAAAATGCACAGAAAGTTACTTCAATGCTGATTAAAACCATTGAAAAAATAGGCTGA
- a CDS encoding adenine phosphoribosyltransferase, whose translation MDLRKYIRDVPNFPKEGIVYFDITPLLADPAAFQYTIDMMAEKFSDYKADKIAAAEARGFIFGAPLAYKLGIGFVPIRKPGKLPYDTVSVSYDLEYGSDSLSMHVDAVSAGEDVLLIDDVLATGGTAEGMIKLVEKAGGIVSGIGFLTELGFLNGQSKLNGVPNCHLVTL comes from the coding sequence ATGGACTTGAGGAAATATATTCGCGATGTACCTAATTTTCCTAAAGAAGGCATCGTATACTTTGACATCACCCCCCTGTTGGCAGATCCAGCAGCTTTTCAGTATACTATAGACATGATGGCTGAAAAGTTCAGTGACTACAAAGCTGATAAAATTGCTGCAGCTGAAGCACGGGGATTTATATTCGGCGCACCTTTGGCATATAAACTCGGAATCGGGTTTGTACCCATCCGCAAGCCCGGAAAACTGCCTTACGATACTGTTTCCGTAAGCTATGATCTGGAATATGGGTCAGACAGCCTGAGCATGCACGTTGATGCTGTCAGCGCCGGCGAAGATGTTCTGCTTATCGATGATGTTCTAGCTACAGGCGGAACAGCAGAAGGCATGATCAAACTCGTTGAAAAAGCTGGCGGTATCGTATCTGGAATAGGATTCCTTACTGAGCTTGGATTTCTGAACGGACAAAGCAAACTAAACGGTGTTCCTAACTGCCACCTTGTTACGCTTTAA